GGTACGGCCGTTCTTCGCGTCGGGGCGGCCCGTGTGGTTCCCCGTCGCCGCCATGCTGCCAGGACTGCTCGTCACCGTGGCCGGCGGCCTCGCGGCCGTGGGGCCGTTCGGCGCGCCCGGCATCGCGGCGGCGAACGCGGCCGGCATCACCCTGACCGCGTTCCTGCTGCTGCGCGGCCTGGCCGCCAGGGCCGTTCCCGTCGACACCGGGCGGCTGCTCGGCCGCTTCGCCCGGCTCGCCGGGGCCGCCGCGCTCGCGGCGGCGGCCGGCTGGGCGACGGCGCCCTCGGGCGCCTCGCCGCTGCCCGCGCTCGCGCTCGGCTGCGCGGTGGTGCCCGCCGTGTTCGCCGCGGGCCTGCGCCTGTCAGGCGTGCCCGTCGCGCCGCCCGTCGCCTCCCTCCTCACCCGCGTCCGCACCCCAGAACGGAGGTCTCGCCATGTCCGTGGAGAAGCCCGTGGAAAGGCCCGTGAAGAAGCCCGTGAAACGGCCCGTGGAAAGGTCGGTGGAAAGCCCGGGGAAACCGGGGCCGGCTGAAACGCCCGACGGGCAGCCGCCGGAGCCGGCGTCCGCGCGGTCCGCGGGCAGGACCGGCCGGCGCGCCGCCGCTCCCCCGCCGCTGTGGCTGCTGATGTACCACTCGATCGCCTACACGGCGTACGACCCCTACAAGATCACCGTCAGCCCCGACCGGCTGCACAGCCAGCTCACGTGGCTGCGGCGGCGCGGCCTGCGCGGCGTGTCCGTCGGCGAACTCCTGCGGGCCCGCGCCGCAGGCCGCGCCGAACGCCTGGTCGGCCTCACCTTCGACGACGGGTACCGCGACTTCCTCGACACCGCGCTGCCGCTGCTGCGCGCGCACGGCTGCACGGCGACCGTCTTCGTGCTCCCCGGGCGGCTGCACGGCAGCAACGCGTGGGACCCGGATGGGCCTCGCAAACGTTTGCTGAACGCCGATGGCATCAAGGAGGTCGCCGCGGCTGGCATGGAGATCGGCTCGCACGGCATGACGCACGTGACGCTGCGCGGCGCCGACGACGAGGTGCTCGACCACGAGGTCGCGAACAGCCGGCGGCGGCTGACCGACCTCACCGGCGTTCCGGTGCAAGGGTTCTGCTACCCGTACGGCCAGCTGGACCGGCGTGCCGTGGCCGCCGTCGAGGCGGCGGGCTACGGCTACGCCTGCGCGATCAGCCCGGGGCGCGCGACCGGGCAGTTCGCGCTGCCGCGTATTCACGTCGGCGAACACGATGGGCCGCTGCGGCTGCGTCTGAAGCGCGCGCTGCACCCCGTGCGCCGCCGCCGGGTGCCGCCGCTGCCCGCGCCGGCGGCGCCGGCCGAGCCGCTGGAGGCGAGGTGACCGCGCGGTACGCCCCGGCGGCTGGCCCGCCGCGCGCGCTGCACGTCATCACCGGGCTCGGCACGGGAGGCGCGGAACGCCAGCTGCGCGCGCTGCTGCGCCGCCTCCCGGTGGCCTGCGACGTGGTCACGCTCACCCACCCGGGCGTCGTCGCGCGAGAGTTGCGCGCCGACGGGGTGCGCGTGGCGCACCTGGGGATGGAGGGCAACGGCGACACGGGCGCCGCGCTGCGTCTTGCGCGGCTGATCCGGCGGGGGCGCTACGACCTGGTGCACACCCACCTGTACCGCGCGTGCGTGTACGGGCGGGTCGCGGCGCGGCTGGCCGGCGTGCGGGCCGTGGTGGCCACCGAGCACTCGCTGGGGCAGGACCGCATCGAGGGCCGGGCGTTGAACCCGGCGAACCGGGCGCTGTACCTGGCGACGGAACGGCTCGGCGCGGCGACCGTCGCGGTGTCGGGCGCGGTGGCGGGGCGGCTGCGGGCCTGGGGGGTGCCGGAGCGGCGGATCCACGTGGTGCCGAACGGCATCGAGCCGGCCCGCTTCCGTTTCGACGCCGCCGCGCGCCGTGCCGTGCGCGGCCGACTCGGGCTGCCGGGGCACGCCGTGGTGGTGGGCGGCGTCGGCCGGCTGGTGCCGGGCAAGCGGTTCGACGTGCTGCTGCGGGCGCTGGCCCGGCTGCCGGAGCACGTGTGGCTGGTCCTGGCCGGGGCGGGTCCTGAACGCGCCTCGCTCGACGCGCTCGCGGTGCGCCTCGGCGTGGCGCGGCGCGTGGTGTTCGCGGGGGACGTGGGCGATGTGGCGGGGGTGCTGTCCGCGATGGACGTGTTCGTGTCGCCTTCGGTCGAGGAGACGTTCGGCCTCGCCGTGGTGGAGGCGCTGGCGTCGGGGCTTCCCGTGCTGCACGTGACGTGCCCGGCCGTGGACGAACTGCCGCGCGGCGAGGCGCCGGGCGCCCGGCGGACCGGTGCCTCGCCGGGCGAACTCGCGGGCGCGCTCGGGGCCGAACTCGCCCTCGGCGTGCGGCGGCTGCCGGTGCCGCGCGCGGTGGAGCGCTACGGCATGGGGCAGGCGGCCGACCGGCTGCTCGGCGTGTACCGGGCCGTGCGGCGCGAGGCCGGGACCGCCGGGTGGCCCGGATCGTGCGGGGGGACGGGGGCGTCGGGGGCGTTCGAAACGTTCGGTCGGGTCGGGCCGGTGGCGGTTCCGGGCGGCGGGGCGGCCGAGTGGACCGGGGAAGCCGAGTGGACCAGGGAAGGAGTGAGCGGGTGATGGGGCGACTGCGCGCCTGGGCGGCCGGGCTGCCCGGCTGGTGGCCCGCGGTGCTCGGCCTGCTGCTCGGGCTGCTCGCGGGCGCGGGGCACGCGCTGTGGGCGGACCGCGAGTACGCGGCCGAGGCGTCGGTGGTCGTGACCGCAGAAGACCCGGCGGAGGCGGTCGGCTTCGCCCAGTCCTACGGGCGGCTCGCGACCGGTGACGCGGTGCTGCGCACCGCGCAGACGGACGCGGGGGTTACGGCGGGAACGCTGCGCACCCGGGTGCGCGCCGGTACGTCGCCCGACGCGCCGGTCATCGGGATCACCGGGACCGGGCCGCGCCCGCAGGACGCGGCCAGGGCGGCGGGCGCGGTGGCGCGCGCCCTGGTCGCGCACACCGAGGCGGCGGGCGAGGCCACCGGGGTGCGGGTGGTGCCGCTGACCGAGGCGGCGCTGCCCACGGCGGCGGCGTCGCCGGTGCCGTGGCTCTCGGTGGCGCTCGGCGGCTGCGCGGGCGCGGTGGCCGGCGGCGCGGCGGTCCTGGCGCGCGGCGGGGGGCCGCGGCCGATCCGGCCGCGCCTGGGGCGCGGTGCGTTCGGGCGCGGCGGACCCGTGCTGGTCACGCCCGTGCTCGGCACGGTGGTTCCCTCGGCGGTGGCCGGCCCCGGGTCGGTGCCGGTCGGGGAACTGACCGGGGCCCCGGCCGCGGGTGCCTCGGCCGCCGGGACGGGCCGCGGGGCCGCGCCGGGGTGAGCCCGGGGGCGGGTGCGCGGCAGTGGTCAGTGGCCGCGTTCCGCCCCGCCGTTGACCTGGATCGTCTGGGCGGTGATGTGACCGGCCGCGTGGGAGGCGAGCCAGTGCAGCGTCTCGGCGACGTCCCCTGGGGCGCCGGCGCGGCCGGTCATGGTCTCGTCGATCCGGGCCGCGCGGCGTTCGGGCGTCATGTTCGCGCCGAAGAACTCCGTGTCGTCGACGTAGCCGGGCGCCACCAGGTTCACGGTGACGCCCCGGGGGCCGAGGGCGGCGGCGAGGGCGTAGGCGTACGGGTGCAGCGCGGCCTTGCTCGCGGCGTAGGCGGGGGAGCCCGAGCCGCGGTAGGCGGCGATGGAGCTGAGGAAGAGGACCCGGCCGCCCGGCGAGGCGAGCCGGTCGCGCAGGGCCTCGGTGAGCAGGACGGCGGACAGGGTGTTGGTGCGGAAGTTCAGGGCCCAGTCGTGGGCGGTCGCGGCGAGCCTGTCCTCCGTGGCGGGGCGGGGTTCGAGTCCGCCGTTGCCGCCCGCGCCGTGCACCAGGACGTCGACCGTGCCGAAGCGGTCGGCGATGGCGGTGGCGGCGCGGGCGACCTCGGCCGCGTCCGTCAGGTCGGCGGGGAGCGCGACCGCGTGGTCGAGGCCGGCCGCCGCGCGTTCGACGACCTCGGCGCGGCGGCCGATCAGGACGGTCGTGTCGCCGTCGCGGTCGAAGCAGCGGGCGGTCGCCAGGCCGATCCCGGTGCCCCCGCCGCTGATGATCACTGTGCGTGCCGTCATGCCGGAACGGTAACCCGCCGCCGTGTCACCGGGGGCGCGAACCGCGCCACCCGCCCGGTCACCTGGGCACCTGCCAGGTGACCTCGGTGCCCCGGCCGCCGAGGCCGGTGCCGGTGCCGGCCGAGCCGCCGAGCGCTTCCGCGCGGTCGGCGAGGTTGGCCAGGCCGCTGCGGCGCGTGGCGCCCGGCGGCAGGCCGACCCCGTCGTCCGCGACGGTGAGCCGCACCGCGCCGCGGCCGTCCGGCAGGTGGGCCGTGGCGTCGACGGCGACCTCGACGCGCGAGGCGTGCGCGTGGCGGGCCGCGTTGGACAGGGCTTCGCGGAGCGCGGCGAGCAGGTTGCGGGAGGCGACCTCGCCGACGGCGTTGTCCACGGGCCCGGTGAACGTGGCCGACGGGGTGAACCCCAGCGTGCGGGCGGCGGACGCGGTCTCGCGCAGCACGCGGGCGCGCAGCCCGGCGGGGGCGTCCTCGGGCGGCTGGCGCAGCGCGAAGATCGCGGTGCGGATCTCCTGGATGGTGGCGTCGAGTTCGCGGGTCGCGGAGTCGATGCGGTCGCGCAGGTCCTGGGACGGGGTGGCGCGGCGGGCGCTCTCCAGGCTCATGCCGACGGCGAAGATGCGCTGGATCACCAGGTCGTGCAGGTCGCGGGCGATGCGGTCGCGGTCGGCGAGCACGGCGAGCAGTTCGCGGTCGCGGCGGGCCCGCGCGACGACCAGGGCGAGCGCGGCCTGCTGGGCGAACTGGGTGGCCAGGGCGCGTTCCGGCACCGAGTAGGGCGCGGCGCCCTCGGCGCGGGTCAGGGACAGCGCGCCGAGGGCCGTTCCGTCGTCGGCGAGGGGCAGCAGCATGCTCGGGCCCGGGTGCGGCACGAGGCCCGTGACGGGTTCCGTGTCGGTCGCCGGGTCGTCGATGAAGACGGGTTCGCCCGCGAGCACGCGGTGCACGGCCGGGCTGCCGGCCGGGACCGTGGCGCCGATGAGGCGGGCGGCGCCGGCCGACGACGCGGCGACCACTTCGAGGCCGCCGTCGCGGCCCGGTTCGAGCACGGCTCCGGTCGCGGCCCCGGCCAGGCGTCTGGCCTGCTCGGCGACCACGGCGAGCGCGTTGCCCGCGTCCTCGTCGTCCTCGGCGGAGAGCAGGGCCGTGGACACCTCGAAGCTGCCGTCCATCCAGCGGGCCTGCTGCCTGACCGCCTCGTGCAGGCGGGCGTTGCCGATGGCGATGCCCGCCTCGCCGGCCAGGATCGCGAGGAGTTGCCGGTCGGCGGGGGTGAACAGGCCGTCGGTCTTGTCCGCGAGCAGCAGCGCGCCGAACCGCGCGCCGTGCACCAGGACCGGGACGCACAGGGTGCCGGGCGCGTCCGGGTGCGGCCTGCCGCCGTCGAGCAGGGTGCGGATCAGCCGTTCCGCGCCCGCGGGGTGGTCGGTGCCGTGGGTGACGAACCGGCCGATGGTCTCGCCGTCCTCGCCGAGCACGGCGAGTGCCGCGTACCGGGTGCCCGCCAGGTCGGCCGCGGTCGTGACGATGCGGTCCAGCAGGGCGCCGGGCTCGATGTCGCCGCCGATGGCCTCCATGGCCTGGAGCAGCCGGGGCATGGCCTCCATGCCACTGAGGGTACTTAGTTCCGATTGGCGGCGAAAGTCGGCTTTGTTCCAGGCGCCGGGTGCGCCGAGCCGTTCCGGGCCGCCGGGTCCGCCCGTTCCGCCGCCCGCTGCCGCTCCCGCACGTTCTGCGCGTCCTGCGCGCGTTCGCGCGTGAGCAGGTCGCGGAACGGCCCGTCGGCCGAGGCGAGCGCGGCGTACGGGCCGCGCTGCACCACGCGGCCGGCGTCGAGCACGATCACCTCGTCGACCGCCGCGAGGCCGGTCAGCCGGTGCGTGATCAGCAGGGTGGTGCGCCCCTCCGTGGCCGCGAGCAGGTCGGCGGTGAGCGCGTCCGCGGTGGGCAGGTCGAGGTGTTCCGCGGGCTCGTCGAGTACCAGCACGGGGAAGTCGGCCAGCAGGGCGCGGGCCAGCGCGAGGCGCTGCCGCTGCCCGCCGGAGAGGCGGGCGCCGTGCTCGCCGACGAGCGTGTCGAGGCCGTCGGGCAGGCCGCGCACCCAGTCCAGGAGCCGCGCCGCGCGCAGGGCCTCGCGCAGGGTGGCGTCGTCGGCGCCGGGGGCGGCCAGCCGCAGGTTCTCGCGCAGGGTGCTGTCGAAAAGGTGCGCGTCCTGCGCGCACAGGCCGACGTGGCGGCGGACGGTGTCGCCGTCCAGGGCCGCGGCGTCGGTGCCGCCGAGCGTGTAGGAGCCGGATTCGGCGTCGAGGAAGCGCAGCAGGCAGTGCGCGAGCGTGGTCTTGCCCGCGCCCGACGGGCCGACGACGGCGACGCGGCGGCCCGGCGTGAGGTCCAGGTCGACGCCGTCGAGCGCGGGCCGCGCCCCGCCGGGGTGGCGGGCGGTCAGCCCGCGCAGCCGCAGCGGGAACGGCGTGGCCGGGGCGGGGGCCGGGCGCTCCGGCTCCCTGACCGGCGCCGGGGCGTCGGTGATCTCCTGGATGCGGCGGGCCGCCTCGTGGGCGCGCTGCCGGTGCTGGACCGCCTGCGGCAGCCCGGCGACGGCCTCGAACGCCGCGAGGGGAACGAGCACGACCGTCGCCAGCCAGACGCCTTCGAGCCCGCCGCCGGTCACCGCGGGCACCCCCGCCCAGGCGGCGGCCGTCACGGTCAGCCCGGTGGTCAGGGTGGTCAGCGCGCCACCGAGCGCGGTGGCCGAGGCGGACCGGGCGGCGAGCGCGGTCAGTTCCGTGTCGGCGTCGCGGACGGCCGCGTGCCGGGCCGGCAGGGCGCCGGCGACGGTGAGTTCCGCGGTGCCGGTCAGCAGGTCGAGGGTGCGGACGGACAGCTCGCCGCGGGCCGGCGCGAGGCGGCGCTCGGTGCGGCGGGCGACGGCGCCGGTCAGGGCGGGCACGGCGACGCCCGCGACCAGCAGCCCGGCGGCCAGCGCGGCGCCCGCGGCCGGCAGCAGCCAGCCGGTGAACGCCACGGCCGCGGTGCCGACGGTGGCGGCGGCGGCCACCGGGAGCAGCCAGCGCAGGAAGTAGTCCTGGAGCGTGTCGACGTCCGCCACCACCCGCGAGAGCAGGTCGCCGCGGCGGGCGCGCCCGAGTCCCGCGGGAGCGAGGCGTTCGAGCCGCTGGTAGACCGTGACGCGCAGGCCGGCGAGGATGCGCAGCACCGCGTCGTGCGACAGCAGCCGCTCGGTGTAGCGGAAGAACGCGCGGCCGATGCCGAACGCGCGGGTCGCGGTCACGGCGATCATCAGGTACATCACGGGCGGCTGTTCCCACGCGCGCGAGATCAGCCAGCCCGAGGTCGCCATCAGGCCGACGGCGCTGCCCAGCGCGAGCGCGCCGAGGACCGTGGACCACAGCAGCCGCCAGCGCCGGGTGGCTCCCTCCGCCCGGACCCGGGCCAGCGGGCCGCCCCGGCGCGCGGGCCGGGTCTCCGCGGCCCCGGGCGGGGTCTCCTCCGGTGTGCCGGGGCCGGTGGGCGTCTCGCCGGACGGCTGGGGCCGCGCGGGTCCCGTCCCGGTGGCACCGGCCGGGTCCGGCCGTTCGGGTGAGTCCGGGCCCGGGGCCGGGGCGATGCTTGGTTCCACGTGAAACATCCGGTCGGCCGCCGCGAGCAGCGCCGGCCGGTGCGTCACCAGGACCATGGTCCGGCCGGCGGCGAGGCGGCGCACGGCGGCGGCCACGGCCGCCTCGGTCGCGCCGTCGAGCGCGGCCGTCGGCTCGTCGAGCAGGACCAGCGGCCGGTCGGCCAGGAACGCCCGGGCCAGCGCCACCCGCCTGCGCTGCCCGGCGGACAGGCCGGAGCCGCCCTCGCCCAGCCGCAGTTCCGGATCGATCCCGGCGGCCTCGGCGGCCTTCAACGCGGCGGCGACCGCGGCCTCGTCGGCGTCGGGCCGCAGCAGGCGCACGTTGTCGGCGACCGTGCCGGCGAACAGGTACGGGTGCTGCGGCACCCATGCCACCTGGCGGTGCCAGTCGGCCGGGTCGACGTCGGCGAGGTCCCGGCCGTCGATCA
Above is a genomic segment from Streptomyces marincola containing:
- a CDS encoding lipopolysaccharide biosynthesis protein; this encodes MGRLRAWAAGLPGWWPAVLGLLLGLLAGAGHALWADREYAAEASVVVTAEDPAEAVGFAQSYGRLATGDAVLRTAQTDAGVTAGTLRTRVRAGTSPDAPVIGITGTGPRPQDAARAAGAVARALVAHTEAAGEATGVRVVPLTEAALPTAAASPVPWLSVALGGCAGAVAGGAAVLARGGGPRPIRPRLGRGAFGRGGPVLVTPVLGTVVPSAVAGPGSVPVGELTGAPAAGASAAGTGRGAAPG
- the cydD gene encoding thiol reductant ABC exporter subunit CydD; translation: MAAGRPAAPGGERRRGPVDPRLLRHARATRGFLLASVALGLAGALLVIAQALLIAQIVADAFTEGRGLDDLGTPLLLLAATAAGRALVTYLTELAAHRAAAAVKSELRLKLLAHATRHGGALPGGRSTGELTTLATRGIDALDGYFARYLPQLGLAAVVPVVVLARIVTDDWVAAATIAVTLPLIPVFMALIGWATQAHMDRQWRRLARLSGHFLDVVGGLATLKVFGRAKAQAENIRRITDDYRRGTLRSLRIAFLSSFALELLSTISVALVAVGIGMRLVHGDLDLYTGLVVLLLAPEAYLPLRQIGTHYHAAQEGLSAADEVFSVLAEEPPPHGTAPAPRAERAVITLEDVVVRYQDRETDALARTSLSIAPGETVALTGPSGGGKSTLIAALLGLVRPTAGRVLIDGRDLADVDPADWHRQVAWVPQHPYLFAGTVADNVRLLRPDADEAAVAAALKAAEAAGIDPELRLGEGGSGLSAGQRRRVALARAFLADRPLVLLDEPTAALDGATEAAVAAAVRRLAAGRTMVLVTHRPALLAAADRMFHVEPSIAPAPGPDSPERPDPAGATGTGPARPQPSGETPTGPGTPEETPPGAAETRPARRGGPLARVRAEGATRRWRLLWSTVLGALALGSAVGLMATSGWLISRAWEQPPVMYLMIAVTATRAFGIGRAFFRYTERLLSHDAVLRILAGLRVTVYQRLERLAPAGLGRARRGDLLSRVVADVDTLQDYFLRWLLPVAAAATVGTAAVAFTGWLLPAAGAALAAGLLVAGVAVPALTGAVARRTERRLAPARGELSVRTLDLLTGTAELTVAGALPARHAAVRDADTELTALAARSASATALGGALTTLTTGLTVTAAAWAGVPAVTGGGLEGVWLATVVLVPLAAFEAVAGLPQAVQHRQRAHEAARRIQEITDAPAPVREPERPAPAPATPFPLRLRGLTARHPGGARPALDGVDLDLTPGRRVAVVGPSGAGKTTLAHCLLRFLDAESGSYTLGGTDAAALDGDTVRRHVGLCAQDAHLFDSTLRENLRLAAPGADDATLREALRAARLLDWVRGLPDGLDTLVGEHGARLSGGQRQRLALARALLADFPVLVLDEPAEHLDLPTADALTADLLAATEGRTTLLITHRLTGLAAVDEVIVLDAGRVVQRGPYAALASADGPFRDLLTRERAQDAQNVRERQRAAERADPAARNGSAHPAPGTKPTFAANRN
- a CDS encoding GAF domain-containing sensor histidine kinase, yielding MEAMPRLLQAMEAIGGDIEPGALLDRIVTTAADLAGTRYAALAVLGEDGETIGRFVTHGTDHPAGAERLIRTLLDGGRPHPDAPGTLCVPVLVHGARFGALLLADKTDGLFTPADRQLLAILAGEAGIAIGNARLHEAVRQQARWMDGSFEVSTALLSAEDDEDAGNALAVVAEQARRLAGAATGAVLEPGRDGGLEVVAASSAGAARLIGATVPAGSPAVHRVLAGEPVFIDDPATDTEPVTGLVPHPGPSMLLPLADDGTALGALSLTRAEGAAPYSVPERALATQFAQQAALALVVARARRDRELLAVLADRDRIARDLHDLVIQRIFAVGMSLESARRATPSQDLRDRIDSATRELDATIQEIRTAIFALRQPPEDAPAGLRARVLRETASAARTLGFTPSATFTGPVDNAVGEVASRNLLAALREALSNAARHAHASRVEVAVDATAHLPDGRGAVRLTVADDGVGLPPGATRRSGLANLADRAEALGGSAGTGTGLGGRGTEVTWQVPR
- a CDS encoding glycosyltransferase; the encoded protein is MTARYAPAAGPPRALHVITGLGTGGAERQLRALLRRLPVACDVVTLTHPGVVARELRADGVRVAHLGMEGNGDTGAALRLARLIRRGRYDLVHTHLYRACVYGRVAARLAGVRAVVATEHSLGQDRIEGRALNPANRALYLATERLGAATVAVSGAVAGRLRAWGVPERRIHVVPNGIEPARFRFDAAARRAVRGRLGLPGHAVVVGGVGRLVPGKRFDVLLRALARLPEHVWLVLAGAGPERASLDALAVRLGVARRVVFAGDVGDVAGVLSAMDVFVSPSVEETFGLAVVEALASGLPVLHVTCPAVDELPRGEAPGARRTGASPGELAGALGAELALGVRRLPVPRAVERYGMGQAADRLLGVYRAVRREAGTAGWPGSCGGTGASGAFETFGRVGPVAVPGGGAAEWTGEAEWTREGVSG
- a CDS encoding polysaccharide deacetylase family protein — protein: MYHSIAYTAYDPYKITVSPDRLHSQLTWLRRRGLRGVSVGELLRARAAGRAERLVGLTFDDGYRDFLDTALPLLRAHGCTATVFVLPGRLHGSNAWDPDGPRKRLLNADGIKEVAAAGMEIGSHGMTHVTLRGADDEVLDHEVANSRRRLTDLTGVPVQGFCYPYGQLDRRAVAAVEAAGYGYACAISPGRATGQFALPRIHVGEHDGPLRLRLKRALHPVRRRRVPPLPAPAAPAEPLEAR
- a CDS encoding SDR family oxidoreductase, which gives rise to MTARTVIISGGGTGIGLATARCFDRDGDTTVLIGRRAEVVERAAAGLDHAVALPADLTDAAEVARAATAIADRFGTVDVLVHGAGGNGGLEPRPATEDRLAATAHDWALNFRTNTLSAVLLTEALRDRLASPGGRVLFLSSIAAYRGSGSPAYAASKAALHPYAYALAAALGPRGVTVNLVAPGYVDDTEFFGANMTPERRAARIDETMTGRAGAPGDVAETLHWLASHAAGHITAQTIQVNGGAERGH